One window of Biomphalaria glabrata chromosome 6, xgBioGlab47.1, whole genome shotgun sequence genomic DNA carries:
- the LOC106052651 gene encoding serine/threonine-protein kinase LATS1-like isoform X2: MEDKLNGGRKITGLSRATFSPSSPAASETNSVRSDSPSLNSTQHRPILVNGIQTPPPLPPRAPISTLSANHTPRGQTPPPVTDGVDSAMKAGNSLQQQSSGLLQMNHGQTLNQAALLAQSQLLGQNTVVPQGHVQQIVKRISTGQGYFIQQQQVGGLVGQRGVSPNPSLGAQQQMLLGGNTSGSTPSPSPIISQQLQGMIIGTPGSSSSNSSSSASSNNGAPTMPRGYTQVPPPPYSEAQAQIQSLQAARLGVATITGINGGAVGHVEGLQQQDLHRLENSIMNDSQQMMQKKLVASAAVTATRTPMGSSHLPVIMPLVRSKEVQKPVPQTATAPVVPASQNIINGGYISQVQTHSISTHSVQQHLKQNQHTAPTAVPQSATAVPTSIRDVRFQITYSHPKHQMPQVLRNGGNNYTAEQLINATAQPTIQTRHHNSPFSPNHLQGIRPQTNSMYPQFTNDVSMSTTRSDSPVSRVTSQSPMSILSSASSPSTNSDIPEKPPPPYPGRGVVGLVMGQSPQINPPLLPPRIPLKEKPPPPPPPIITEQDSLSQQALSSQLPKYPPSQLSTNFPLTPSSASSSPSPSSPGTPLPGSMPLSVMPIHSNININIQSQQDVNITSAQNGNSLNLPGPQVASSTPVSETDETDTDTSQGNISNKCSSNNSAQNEKHRCMSPLPERKFEAKERDRLRCDTKVKMYSPQAFKFYMEQHVENVLKSHTQRINRRLQLEKEMAKVNLSEEAAKQMRKMLHQKESNYIRLKRAKMDSSMFEKIQTLGVGAFGEVALVRKKDVGSLYAMKTLKKSNVIKRNQVAHVKAERDILAEADNEWVVKLYYSFQDGDNLYFVMDYVPGGDLMGLLIRKEILDENLAQFYIAELVLAIESVHRMGFIHRDIKPDNILIDKDGHIKLTDFGLCTGFRWTHNSKYYQKDGTHARQDSMEVSCQLDDQCRCDVIKPLERRRQREQKRCLAHSLVGTPNYIAPEVLLRLGYTKACDWWSVGVILYEMVIGQPPFYANTPAETQYKVINWKETLSFRHCTNLSSSTRDLIVQLLQGPETRLGRNGATEVKDHQFFAGLNFEGLRRQPAPFKPTIRYLTDTSNFDPVDPDKLRTNDSEGCKKVDSKLENGKHPEHAFFEFTFRRFFDDGGHPCSLPSQQDQETNSPVYV; this comes from the exons ATGGAAGACAAGCTGAATGGAGGAAGAAAAATCACAG GTCTTTCAAGAGCTACCTTTAGTCCGAGCAGTCCAGCGGCGTCAGAAACCAATAGTGTAAGGTCAGATAGTCCAAGCCTCAATTCCACCCAACATCGACCCATCTTAGTAAATGGAATTCAGACTCCTCCTCCTTTACCACCTCGTGCCCCCATTTCAACTCTGAGTGCAAACCACACCCCTCGTGGTCAAACCCCTCCTCCTGTCACAGATGGTGTTGACAGTGCCATGAAAGCTGGTAACAGCTTACAACAGCAG agttcTGGCTTGTTACAGATGAATCATGGTCAAACTTTAAATCAGGCTGCTTTGTTGGCACAAAGTCAGTTGCTTGGTCAGAATACTGTTGTACCACAGGGTCATGTTCAACAGATTGTCAAGCGAATATCTACAGGCCAAGGCTACTTCATACAGCAGCAGCAAGTTGGGGGTCTAGTTGGTCAACGAGGAGTCAGCCCCAATCCATCTCTAGGTGCCCAGCAACAAATGTTACTGGGAGGCAACACCAGTGGGAGCACGCCATCTCCCAGCCCTATTATCTCCCAGCAGCTCCAGGGCATGATCATTGGGACACCAGGAAGTTCTAGCTCTAATAGCTCATCTTCGGCTTCTTCCAACAATGGAGCTCCCACCATGCCGCGGGGGTACACGCAAGTTCCCCCACCACCTTACAGTGAAGCTCAAGCTCAGATTCAGTCACTCCAGGCTGCTCGTCTAGGAGTGGCCACAATCACAGGAATAAATGGCGGTGCTGTGGGGCATGTAGAAGGCCTCCAACAGCAAGACCTCCACCGCCTTGAAAACAGCATCATGAATGATTCTCAACAGATGATGCAGAAGAAGCTGGTTGCGTCTGCAGCTGTGACTGCCACTAGGACACCCATGGGTTCCAGTCACTTACCAGTTATCATGCCTTTAGTGCGGAGCAAAGAAGTTCAGAAACCGGTACCCCAGACAGCCACAGCTCCAGTGGTTCCAGCTTCACAAAATATCATAAATGGAGGCTACATTTCGCAGGTCCAGACTCACAGTATCTCAACCCACTCAGTCCAACAACACCTCAAGCAAAACCAGCACACAGCGCCAACAGCGGTGCCTCAGTCAGCCACGGCAGTTCCAACTTCCATTCGAGATGTTAGGTTTCAGATCACGTACTCTCATCCCAAACATCAGATGCCACAAGTGCTCAGAAATGGAGGCAACAACTACACAGCTGAACAGCTCATCAATGCAACTGCACAGCCCACTATTCAAACTCGTCACCACAACAGCCCCTTCTCTCCAAACCACCTTCAAGGCATTCGGCCGCAGACCAACAGCATGTACCCACAGTTTACAAATGATGTATCCATGTCCACGACCCGCTCAGATTCACCAGTGTCTCGTGTCACCAGTCAGTCTCCCATGTCTATTTTATCTTCAGCCTCATCACCCTCCACTAACTCTGATATACCAGAGAAACCACCACCTCCTTATCCTGGAAGGGGAGTAGTTGGATTGGTGATGGGACAGTCACCACAGATTAACCCACCTTTGCTTCCACCTCGTATTCCTCTTAAAGAGAAGCCTCCGCCTCCTCCTCCCCCCATAATAACTGAACAAGACTCTTTGTCTCAGCAAGCATTATCTTCCCAACTCCCCAAATATCCCCCTTCACAGTTGTCTACTAATTTCCCACTCACTCCTAGCTCTGCGTCTTCATCTCCTTCCCCATCATCACCTGGCACACCCCTCCCTGGTAGCATGCCACTGTCTGTCATGCCTATTCATTCAAACatcaatataaatatacaatcaCAGCAAGATGTAAACATTACTAGTGCTCAAAATGGAAATTCCCTGAATTTACCTGGACCGCAGGTGGCCAGTAGTACCCCAGTTTCAGAGACTGacgagacagacacagacacaagCCAGGGAAACATAAGTAACAAGTGTTCATCTAATAATAGTGCACAAAATGAAAAGCATCGGTGCATGTCTCCACTTCCAGAGCGTAAGTTTGAGGCCaaggagagagacagactgCGGTGTGACACAAAAGTCAAAATGTATTCTCCCCAGGCCTTTAAGTTTTACATGGAGCAGCATGTGGAAAATGTGCTCAAATCACACACACAGCGAATCAATAGACGTCTGCAGTTAGAGAAAGAGATGGCGAAGGTAAACCTTTCAGAGGAAGCAGCCAAACAGATGAGGAAAATGCTCCACCAGAAGGAGTCCAATTATATCCGACTAAAGCGTGCCAAAATGGATTCTTCCATGTTTGAAAAAATTCAGACTCTGGGTGTGGGGGCATTTGGAGAAGTGGCGTTGGTTAGAAAAAAAGATGTGGGCTCACTATATGCCATGAAAACCTTGAAGAAGTCTAATGTTATCAAACGTAATCAGGTGGCTCATGTTAAGGCAGAGAGGGACATATTAGCCGAGGCTGACAATGAATGGGTAGTTAAGTTGTATTACTCATTCCAGGATGGGGACAACCTGTACTTTGTGATGGACTATGTACCAGGTGGTGACCTCATGGGGCTGCTCATTCGCAAAGAGATATTGGATGAGAATCTAGCTCAGTTCTACATAGCCGAGCTAGTCTTAGCCATTGAGAGTGTGCACCGCATGGGGTTTATCCACCGTGATATTAAACCTGACAATATTCTTATAGACAAGGATGGTCACATAAAACTCACGGATTTTGGCTTATGTACAGGTTTCAGATGGACACACAACTCAAAATATTATCAGAAAG atggTACACATGCTCGTCAGGACTCCATGGAAGTCAGTTGTCAATTAGATGATCAGTGTCGTTGTGATGTCATCAAACCTTTAGAGAGACGACGGCAACGTGAACAAAAGCGTTGTTTGGCACATTCCTTAGTGGGCACACCAAACTATATTGCCCCAGAGGTTCTTCTACGCTTAG GTTACACTAAAGCTTGTGATTGGTGGAGTGTTGGTGTTATTTTATATGAAATGGTGATTGGTCAACCCCCATTTTATGCGAATACGCCGGCAGAAACACAGTATAAG GTGATAAATTGGAAAGAGACGTTGTCCTTTCGCCATTGCACCAATTTATCTTCATCTACTAGAGACTTGATTGTGCAACTCCTTCAAGGTCCTGAAACCAGGTTAGGACGCAATGGTGCCACAGAGGTCAAAGATCATCAGTTTTTTGCTGGATTAAATTTTGAGGGTTTACGGCGACAGCCAGCACCCTTCAAGCCAACCATTCGCTATCTCACAGATACTTCCAACTTTGACCCTGTGGACCCAGACAAGTTGAGGACAAATGACTCAGAAGGTTGTAAGAAAGTGGACTCTAAGCTGGAGAACGGCAAACATCCAGAACATGCCTTTTTTGAATTTACCTTTCGGCGATTTTTTGATGATGGTGGCCATCCTTGCTCGTTACCGTCTCAACAGGATCAAGAAACCAACTCACCCGTGTATGTGTAG